A section of the Elizabethkingia anophelis R26 genome encodes:
- a CDS encoding cytochrome c, whose protein sequence is MKVRTPISVYIVLTVCLIALAFEMFAPEVHYLTSPYFWVVVIMSALLLLIVSSLQDLVENENFKKLTDEEKQVYLEQKKIPFLRRLWNSAVKKQSQKEETDLIIDHGFDGITELDNALPKWWIGLFYFGNIFCVIYMLAYVFTDYAHQDAEYEKEHKTMLASIEEYEKTAPKITLETAKYDPSNIAEGEQLFKTNCVTCHSEGGKGGIGPNLTDNHWINVKEKDVFHNVFWMLENGSPNNPTMRPFIKDGTISGRDAEKIAAYVYHINQETPPVKVEQGGASPQGEEVTWEK, encoded by the coding sequence ATGAAAGTAAGAACACCGATTTCAGTTTATATAGTACTTACAGTCTGTCTGATAGCTTTAGCTTTCGAGATGTTTGCTCCCGAAGTTCATTACCTTACATCTCCTTATTTCTGGGTTGTGGTGATCATGTCAGCCTTACTATTGTTAATAGTGAGCTCCCTTCAGGATCTTGTAGAAAATGAAAACTTTAAGAAGCTAACCGATGAAGAGAAGCAGGTTTATCTGGAACAGAAAAAGATTCCTTTTTTGCGGAGATTATGGAATTCTGCTGTTAAAAAGCAGTCTCAGAAAGAAGAAACAGATCTTATTATAGACCATGGTTTTGACGGGATTACAGAGTTGGATAATGCTTTGCCAAAATGGTGGATAGGTTTATTCTATTTCGGAAATATATTCTGTGTTATTTATATGCTGGCTTATGTATTTACAGATTATGCCCATCAGGATGCAGAATATGAAAAAGAACATAAAACAATGCTGGCTTCTATTGAAGAATATGAGAAAACGGCGCCAAAAATAACACTTGAAACTGCTAAATATGATCCTTCTAATATTGCCGAAGGGGAGCAGTTGTTCAAAACCAATTGTGTAACCTGTCATTCGGAAGGAGGTAAAGGTGGAATAGGACCAAACCTAACAGACAATCATTGGATTAATGTAAAAGAAAAAGATGTATTTCATAATGTATTCTGGATGCTGGAAAATGGATCTCCTAATAATCCAACGATGAGACCATTTATTAAGGATGGTACAATATCCGGTAGGGATGCAGAAAAGATTGCAGCTTATGTATACCATATTAATCAGGAAACTCCTCCTGTGAAGGTTGAGCAAGGAGGAGCTTCCCCTCAGGGAGAAGAGGTTACATGGGAAAAATAA
- a CDS encoding HAD family hydrolase, with the protein MIIKNIIFDFGGVLMDWNPKYLYQNVFNSEEEMDYFLDNIATLKWNAEQDRGRSFQEATEILQNQYPEFSKEIALYYSQWPVMLKGTIEENVSILRNLHGRYQLYGLTNWSAESFPYAYKNYDFFSLFNGIVVSGEEKLIKPDERIYELLLNRYNLNASECLFIDDNYENIRTAQAMDFNTIHLPPHTNLKEELQKFHI; encoded by the coding sequence ATGATTATTAAGAACATTATATTCGACTTCGGCGGTGTCCTTATGGACTGGAATCCAAAGTATCTCTATCAGAATGTTTTCAACTCCGAAGAAGAAATGGATTACTTTCTGGACAATATTGCTACACTAAAATGGAATGCTGAACAAGACCGCGGACGCAGTTTTCAGGAAGCTACAGAAATATTACAAAATCAATATCCTGAATTTTCAAAGGAAATAGCTCTATACTATAGCCAGTGGCCAGTAATGTTAAAAGGAACTATTGAAGAGAATGTAAGTATACTTCGTAATTTACATGGCCGATATCAACTCTATGGCCTTACCAACTGGTCTGCTGAATCCTTTCCTTATGCTTACAAAAACTATGATTTCTTTAGTCTTTTCAATGGTATAGTAGTATCCGGAGAAGAAAAGCTTATTAAGCCCGATGAACGGATTTATGAGCTCTTACTAAACAGATATAACCTCAACGCTTCGGAATGTCTTTTCATAGATGACAATTATGAAAACATTAGAACAGCTCAAGCAATGGACTTTAATACTATACATCTGCCCCCCCACACAAACCTTAAGGAAGAATTACAAAAATTCCATATATAA
- a CDS encoding type I restriction enzyme HsdR N-terminal domain-containing protein: MQLPKLNFSKEFDFQFRQDKDKFFIYDVLRKKYLLLTPEEWVRQHWVQYFLSLKTYAPSALIAEKKIELNGLTKRIDLLVTEKTQPKILIECKAPQIKLSEKTFEQTARYNSVLGAGEIILSNGLQHIYASLTQNGYQFSNFGT, encoded by the coding sequence ATGCAACTGCCTAAACTTAATTTCAGCAAAGAATTCGATTTCCAATTCAGGCAGGACAAAGATAAGTTTTTTATTTATGATGTACTGCGCAAAAAATACCTTTTGCTAACTCCCGAAGAATGGGTACGTCAGCACTGGGTTCAGTATTTCCTCAGCCTAAAAACCTATGCTCCTTCTGCTCTGATAGCAGAAAAAAAAATAGAATTAAACGGACTTACCAAAAGAATAGATTTATTGGTTACTGAAAAGACTCAACCAAAAATTCTTATAGAATGTAAAGCACCACAAATAAAACTTTCTGAAAAAACTTTTGAACAAACTGCCCGTTATAATTCTGTATTAGGAGCAGGAGAAATTATTTTAAGCAATGGTTTACAACATATTTACGCAAGCTTAACACAAAATGGTTACCAGTTTAGTAATTTTGGCACTTAG
- the holA gene encoding DNA polymerase III subunit delta, with amino-acid sequence MKDLENILKNIKNKAFQPIYFFHGEEPYFTDVAIKSLENDVLTEDEKAFNQTVVYGKDTTYGEVLSLARQYPMMGDKQLIIVKEAQDLKLNEEESDILLKYIEQPVESTILVFAHKYKKIDSRKKFVKQLDKNNWLYYSESVKDYQLATWIQQQIQAFGIKTAPNISHLLAEYLGNDLSRISNELNKLKLILKPGEELDGKLVELHIGISKDYNVFELQKALGVKDAERSMKIAYYMGKNLKTNPLLLIIGNLFNYFNNILMYHAMRGQPAAAMASAMGVNPYFLKDYEQSAKFYPMKHATRIISVLREMDMKSKGLGAHNTDDAELLTEMVYKILNVDKTKVKV; translated from the coding sequence ATGAAAGATTTAGAAAACATCCTCAAAAATATTAAAAATAAGGCATTTCAGCCTATCTATTTTTTTCATGGTGAAGAACCTTATTTTACAGATGTTGCAATAAAGTCACTGGAAAATGATGTGCTGACGGAAGATGAAAAAGCTTTCAATCAAACTGTTGTGTATGGTAAAGATACTACTTATGGGGAAGTGCTTTCACTAGCGAGGCAATATCCTATGATGGGAGATAAGCAGCTAATTATTGTAAAAGAAGCCCAGGATCTGAAATTAAATGAAGAGGAGAGTGATATTCTGCTAAAATATATTGAACAACCAGTAGAATCTACTATTCTGGTGTTTGCTCATAAATATAAAAAGATTGATTCTCGTAAGAAATTTGTAAAGCAACTTGATAAGAATAACTGGTTGTATTACAGTGAGTCTGTTAAAGACTATCAGTTGGCAACCTGGATTCAACAACAAATTCAGGCGTTTGGAATTAAGACAGCACCGAATATTTCCCATCTTCTTGCTGAATATCTGGGGAATGATTTGTCCAGAATTTCTAATGAACTCAATAAGTTAAAATTAATTTTGAAACCAGGAGAAGAACTGGATGGAAAATTGGTTGAGCTTCATATTGGAATTAGTAAAGATTATAATGTTTTCGAACTACAAAAGGCTCTAGGAGTAAAAGACGCAGAAAGGTCCATGAAAATAGCCTACTATATGGGAAAGAATTTGAAAACCAATCCTTTGCTGCTGATTATAGGGAATTTATTCAATTACTTCAATAATATATTAATGTATCATGCGATGCGTGGGCAACCTGCTGCTGCTATGGCTTCGGCGATGGGTGTAAATCCATATTTTTTGAAAGACTATGAGCAGTCTGCTAAATTTTATCCGATGAAGCATGCTACGCGTATTATATCTGTTTTGAGGGAGATGGATATGAAGAGTAAAGGATTAGGAGCTCATAATACAGATGATGCAGAGTTGCTTACCGAGATGGTTTATAAGATATTAAATGTTGATAAGACGAAGGTGAAAGTATAA
- the trxB gene encoding thioredoxin-disulfide reductase codes for MENILDCVIVGSGPAGFTAAIYAARADMKPELFTGLEPGGQLTTTTEVENFPGYPSGITGPEMMMDLQKQAERFETKVHYEMISTVEFAKEAGGIHKLSTGSREILAKTVIISTGATAKYLGLDDEKKYSGGGVSACATCDGFFYKGKDVIVVGAGDTAAEEATYLSKICNKVIMLVRKDHFRASKAMVHRVMNTSNIEVKFNHELVAIEGENNLVERAVAINNITNEKSTIDVHGIFIAIGHKPNTEVFGGQLDLDENGYILTEKGSTRTNLPGVFAAGDVQDHIYRQAITAAGSGCMAAMDAEKYLSGLEHAEN; via the coding sequence ATGGAAAATATTTTAGATTGTGTGATTGTAGGCTCAGGGCCTGCAGGATTTACAGCAGCGATCTACGCTGCAAGAGCAGACATGAAGCCAGAACTGTTTACCGGACTTGAACCGGGTGGGCAATTAACCACTACAACAGAAGTAGAAAACTTTCCGGGATATCCGTCAGGAATTACAGGGCCTGAAATGATGATGGATTTGCAAAAACAAGCGGAGCGTTTTGAAACTAAAGTTCACTATGAAATGATTAGCACTGTAGAATTTGCTAAAGAAGCTGGTGGCATACACAAGTTAAGCACAGGTAGCCGCGAAATACTGGCTAAAACTGTAATTATTTCTACAGGAGCAACAGCTAAATATCTTGGATTAGACGACGAGAAAAAATATAGCGGAGGGGGAGTATCTGCTTGTGCTACATGTGACGGTTTCTTTTATAAAGGTAAAGATGTTATCGTAGTGGGGGCTGGTGATACTGCTGCTGAAGAAGCTACTTATTTGTCCAAAATATGTAATAAGGTAATAATGCTGGTTCGTAAAGATCATTTCCGTGCTTCTAAGGCTATGGTTCACCGTGTAATGAATACTTCTAATATTGAAGTGAAATTCAATCATGAGCTAGTAGCTATTGAAGGAGAAAATAATCTTGTAGAGAGAGCCGTAGCAATTAATAATATTACCAATGAGAAATCAACAATAGATGTTCATGGTATTTTCATTGCTATCGGTCATAAGCCTAATACTGAAGTTTTTGGTGGTCAGCTTGATTTAGATGAAAATGGTTATATCCTGACAGAAAAAGGATCTACCAGAACAAACCTTCCTGGTGTATTTGCAGCGGGAGATGTTCAGGATCACATATACAGACAGGCAATCACAGCTGCAGGAAGTGGTTGTATGGCTGCAATGGATGCTGAAAAATATCTTAGCGGCCTTGAGCATGCTGAGAATTAG
- a CDS encoding SemiSWEET family transporter, translating to MKNKLNTIIWSIGAAIGIFVFLAYIPQIIANLEGIKGQPWQPLIAAISCFTWVIYGWTSQPKRDCILIIPNIFGVILGTMTFVTSL from the coding sequence ATGAAAAATAAATTAAATACAATTATATGGTCGATTGGAGCTGCGATAGGAATATTTGTTTTTCTTGCATATATCCCACAAATTATTGCAAATTTGGAAGGTATAAAAGGGCAGCCGTGGCAACCATTGATTGCAGCAATCTCTTGTTTTACTTGGGTTATTTATGGATGGACTAGTCAACCAAAGCGTGATTGCATTCTTATTATTCCTAATATATTTGGTGTTATTTTAGGAACTATGACTTTTGTTACCTCTTTATAA
- a CDS encoding phage integrase SAM-like domain-containing protein, which yields MTLDFTLSGNTILKNINLILNTDYEYFNLHTSLRIPYEEWDEEKKRPKNIYLKKDKKLNNKLNFLKKEIASFIIQRQIDKKQINKKILSKLIKNLIKQPHEQVSESSFLFYIHQYINERKDFICNSTFKRYKVFYNLIQRFEGYIMKNLFIDDINMKFVKKLIIYGKEEGYSENTIYRTIDFVKTILNFLEGKGIRTAVREINVRKEKQQKYVLTLSEKEIIQIKNTCVPDELQQTKDWLIISCYTGQRFSDFMKFSTCQIIEVDDKKCMKFIQKKTKNEITLPLHPVVMDILYKNENTFPKSTDIITYNKQVKLIAKMAGINSTLKVKIRTKHRVISLITEKWRAISSHIGRRSFATNFYGKIPTPLLMRATGHSTEQVFLKYINYTDNEHIIPLSNHFDRIYNSIIL from the coding sequence ATGACTCTTGACTTTACACTTTCTGGTAATACAATTCTCAAAAACATTAACTTAATTTTAAATACTGATTATGAATATTTTAATCTCCATACCTCATTAAGAATTCCATACGAGGAATGGGATGAAGAAAAAAAAAGACCAAAAAATATTTATCTTAAAAAAGATAAGAAACTTAACAATAAATTAAATTTTCTAAAAAAAGAAATAGCGTCATTTATTATTCAAAGACAAATTGATAAAAAGCAAATCAACAAAAAGATTCTTTCTAAATTAATTAAAAACCTTATAAAACAACCTCATGAACAAGTATCTGAGAGTTCTTTTCTTTTTTATATACACCAATACATTAATGAGCGAAAGGATTTTATTTGTAATTCTACTTTTAAACGGTATAAAGTTTTTTACAATTTAATACAAAGGTTTGAAGGATATATCATGAAAAATTTATTTATAGATGATATTAATATGAAGTTTGTAAAAAAACTTATTATATATGGAAAAGAAGAAGGATATAGTGAAAATACAATCTATAGAACAATTGATTTTGTAAAAACTATTCTAAACTTTCTTGAAGGAAAAGGCATAAGAACTGCTGTTAGAGAAATTAATGTTAGAAAAGAAAAGCAGCAAAAATATGTATTAACTCTCTCTGAAAAAGAAATTATACAAATTAAAAACACATGTGTACCAGATGAGTTACAACAAACTAAAGACTGGCTTATTATAAGTTGTTATACTGGACAAAGATTCTCTGATTTTATGAAATTTTCTACATGTCAAATCATTGAAGTGGATGATAAAAAGTGTATGAAATTTATCCAGAAAAAAACAAAAAATGAAATTACTCTTCCTTTACATCCAGTAGTAATGGATATATTATATAAAAATGAAAATACTTTTCCAAAATCTACCGATATTATAACTTATAATAAACAAGTTAAACTTATTGCTAAAATGGCTGGTATTAATAGTACTTTAAAAGTTAAAATACGAACAAAACATAGAGTCATATCTCTAATTACAGAGAAATGGAGGGCTATAAGTAGTCATATAGGTAGAAGAAGTTTCGCAACGAATTTTTATGGAAAAATTCCGACTCCTTTACTAATGAGAGCAACAGGGCATTCTACAGAGCAAGTATTTCTAAAATATATTAATTACACAGATAACGAACATATTATTCCTTTAAGTAATCACTTTGATAGAATATATAATAGCATCATATTATAG
- a CDS encoding four helix bundle protein codes for MALYDQLPIYKDSYDLLLLLYQISKNMDRDYKFTLGEKIKSAAADFIINIYRANSREDKSVILEEAKNQIEIIRLMLRVYKDLHQISIKDYIKVSEKLESCSKQVNAWYKSQKKQKASTCRPEF; via the coding sequence ATGGCATTATATGACCAGTTGCCTATCTATAAAGATAGTTATGATTTATTGTTGTTATTATATCAAATTTCTAAAAATATGGATCGTGATTATAAGTTTACATTGGGAGAGAAAATAAAATCTGCTGCAGCTGATTTTATTATAAATATATACAGAGCTAATAGCAGAGAAGATAAGTCAGTGATTTTAGAGGAAGCAAAAAATCAAATAGAGATCATTAGGCTTATGCTGAGAGTTTATAAAGATTTGCATCAAATTTCGATTAAAGATTATATAAAGGTTTCTGAAAAATTGGAAAGTTGTAGTAAACAAGTTAATGCTTGGTATAAAAGTCAAAAGAAACAAAAAGCATCTACATGTAGGCCAGAGTTCTAA
- a CDS encoding reverse transcriptase/maturase family protein has protein sequence MDLLKYRLFDAYYNARKSKRNSISQLLFEIDYENNLLELYDDIITGRYKVGRSIAFIVEEPVKREIFAANFRDRVVHHLVYQLINPLLDKQFINDSYSCRKGRGTYYGILRAYENLKEVTNNFTGEAYILKLDIQGYFMNINKNILYDKLTKIINEEDFNNSIANDMTYNKVKNSVISYQLLFDLLRTIIYNTPENNFIIKGKLSDWNGLPNSKSLFKSKKGCGLPIGNLTSQLFSNVYLNSFDHYLKNELGVKYYGRYVDDFYIFHRSKNYLKYIIRESRNYLLKEGLELHPKKIYLQHYSKGFQFLGTYIKPHRIYIGKRTARNFKKRIEYYKQVMVNRDLSFNELEEFRSVLNSYLGMLSHYSTYRLRFKTLFRDFECIFYRYGSFSSDLKKFKFYFRDG, from the coding sequence ATGGATTTACTAAAATATAGATTATTCGATGCTTATTATAATGCCCGAAAGAGTAAGCGTAATAGTATTAGTCAATTATTATTTGAAATAGATTATGAAAATAACCTTTTGGAACTCTATGATGATATTATTACAGGGAGGTATAAAGTAGGGAGAAGCATCGCCTTTATAGTGGAAGAACCTGTTAAGCGAGAGATTTTTGCTGCTAATTTTAGAGATCGTGTAGTTCATCATTTGGTCTACCAATTAATAAATCCTTTACTAGATAAACAATTTATTAATGACAGCTATAGCTGTCGAAAAGGTAGAGGTACATATTATGGAATATTAAGAGCCTATGAGAATTTAAAAGAAGTAACGAATAATTTTACAGGTGAAGCTTACATTTTAAAACTTGATATTCAAGGTTATTTTATGAATATTAATAAAAATATACTTTATGATAAGCTTACAAAGATTATAAATGAGGAGGATTTTAATAATAGCATTGCTAATGATATGACTTATAATAAAGTAAAAAATAGTGTTATTAGTTATCAACTTCTTTTTGATCTTTTAAGAACAATTATATACAATACTCCAGAAAATAATTTTATTATTAAGGGTAAACTATCTGATTGGAATGGTTTACCCAATAGTAAAAGTTTATTTAAATCAAAGAAGGGTTGTGGTTTACCAATTGGAAATCTTACATCACAGCTATTTAGTAATGTATATCTCAATAGTTTTGATCATTATTTAAAGAATGAGTTGGGAGTAAAATATTATGGGCGCTATGTAGATGATTTTTATATTTTTCATCGATCTAAGAATTATCTTAAATATATTATTAGGGAATCTCGCAATTATCTTTTAAAAGAGGGACTAGAGCTTCATCCTAAAAAGATTTATTTACAACATTATAGTAAGGGTTTTCAATTTTTAGGGACTTACATAAAGCCTCATAGGATTTATATAGGTAAAAGAACTGCCCGAAATTTTAAGAAAAGGATTGAATACTATAAACAAGTTATGGTAAACAGAGATCTTTCTTTCAATGAATTGGAAGAGTTTCGTTCAGTATTAAATTCTTATTTAGGTATGCTTTCCCATTATAGTACCTATAGATTAAGATTTAAGACTTTGTTCAGAGATTTTGAATGTATTTTTTACCGTTATGGTTCTTTTTCATCGGATTTAAAGAAGTTTAAATTTTACTTTAGGGACGGCTAG